The following proteins are encoded in a genomic region of Capra hircus breed San Clemente chromosome 16, ASM170441v1, whole genome shotgun sequence:
- the LOC108633228 gene encoding multiple epidermal growth factor-like domains protein 6 isoform X1: protein MEAPWRRGGLAALWYLGLLASLARVAGTHYRYLWRGCYPCHLGQAGYPVNAGDPRPDVDECQGHNGGCQHRCVNTPGSYFCECKPGFRLHADGRTCLAINSCTVGNGGCQHNCVQLTVTQHRCQCRPEFQLQEDGRRCVRRNPCADRNGGCMHRCRALRGLAHCECHAGYQLAVDRKACEDVDECVTGLAQCAHGCLNTHGSFKCVCNAGYELGADGRQCYRIEMEIVNSCEADNGGCSHGCSHSSAGPICTCPRGYELDEDQRTCIDVDDCAASPCCQQVCTNSPGGYECSCYAGYRLSADGCGCEDVDECASGHGGCEHHCANLAGSFQCSCEAGYQLDEDRRGCTSLELPELVLDGHLPLGRPPLHIAVLQDELPPLFQDDYAGAAEEEAEARGEHTLQEKYVCLDNTFGPDCSLTCDDCRNGGTCLPSLDSCDCPDGWTGLVCNETCPPDTFGKNCSFSCSCQNGGTCDPVTGACRCPPGVSGAHCEDGCPKGFYGKHCRKKCHCASRGRCHRLYGACLCDPGLYGRFCHLACPPWAFGPGCSEECKCEQQNTRACDKRDGSCACKAGFGGEWCQDECQPGFFGPGCRQACTCPPGVACDPVSGECGKQCPAGYHGEDCSQECPAETFGQNCSGSCSCGGAPCDRVTGQCLCPPGRTGDDCGADCPEGRWGLGCQEICPPCEHGAACVPETGACLCRPGFTGSRCQDACPAGWFGPGCQTRCSCANDGLCHPVTGRCSCAPGWTGLSCQRACDSGHWGPDCSYACNCSAGHGGCDAVSGLCVCEAGYVGPRCEERESQPGPHTHVHMHAHVLTHTQAHVHTYTHTCTSVRGTQPCSLSPDKQGSPRLSPPATSPIWLPCHPPPSYLPGLKRRPTWSKGSKRWGQWHPKGRLPPVRGEESVC, encoded by the exons ATGGAGGCGCCGTGGAGGCGCGGCGGGCTGGCGGCTCTCTGGTACCTCGGGCTGCTGGCGAGCCTGGCGCGCGTCGCGGGCACGCACTACCGCTACCTGTGGAGGGGCTGCTACCCGTGCCATCTGGGCCAGGCTGGCTACCCCGTGAACGCCGGCGACCCGAGGCCAG ACGTGGACGAGTGCCAGGGGCACAACGGCGGCTGCCAGCACCGGTGTGTGAACACCCCAGGCTCCTACTTCTGCGAGTGCAAGCCTGGCTTCCGTCTCCACGCGGACGGCAGGACCTGCCTGG CCATCAACTCCTGCACCGTGGGCAATGGTGGCTGCCAGCACAACTGCGTCCAGCTCACAGTGACCCAGCACCGCTGCCAATGCCGGCCTGAGTTCCAGCTCCAGGAGGATGGCAGGCGCTGCGTCC GGAGAAACCCGTGCGCGGACAGGAACGGCGGCTGCATGCACAGGTGCCGGGCGCTCCGGGGCCTTGCCCACTGTGAGTGCCACGCAGGCTACCAGCTGGCAGTGGACCGCAAGGCCTGCGAAG ATGTGGATGAATGTGTCACAGGCCTGGCCCAGTGTGCGCATGGCTGCCTCAACACGCACGGCTCCTTCAAGTGTGTGTGCAATGCGGGCTACGAGCTGGGTGCTGATGGCCGGCAGTGCTACC GGATCGAGATGGAGATCGTGAACAGCTGTGAGGCGGACAACGGCGGCTGCTCCCATGGCTGCAGCCACAGCAGTGCGGGCCCCATCTGCACCTGCCCCCGTGGCTACGAGCTGGACGAGGACCAGAGGACATGTATCG ACGTCGACGACTGTGCCGCCTCCCCGTGCTGCCAGCAGGTTTGCACCAACAGCCCCGGCGGCTACGAGTGCAGCTGCTATGCCGGCTACCGGCTCAGTGCGGATGGCTGCGGGTGTGAGG ATGTGGACGAGTGTGCCTCCGGCCACGGCGGCTGCGAACACCACTGTGCTAACCTGGCCGGCTCCTTCCAGTGTTCCTGTGAGGCCGGCTACCAGCTGGACGAGGACCGCAGGGGTTGCACCT CCCTGGAGCTGCCCGAGCTGGTCCTGGACGGCCACCTGCCCCTCGGGCGGCCCCCTCTGCACATTGCGGTGCTCCAGGATGAGCTGCCCCCTCTCTTCCAAGACGACTACGCCGGGGCTGCGGAGGAAGAGGCTGAGGCACGGGGTGAACACACACTGCAGGAAAAGTATG TCTGCCTGGACAACACCTTTGGCCCAGACTGCAGCTTGACTTGTGATGACTGCAGGAATGGGGGAACCTGCCTCCCCAGCCTGGACAGCTGTGACTGCCCTGATGGCTGGACCGGGCTCGTCTGCAATGAGA CTTGTCCTCCGGACACCTTTGGAAAGAACTGCAGCTTCTCCTGCAGCTGTCAGAATGGCGGGACCTGTGACCCTGTGACGGGGGCCTGCCGCTGCCCCCCAGGGGTCAGTGGAGCCCACTGTGAGGACG GCTGCCCCAAAGGCTTCTATGGCAAGCACTGCCGTAAGAAGTGCCACTGTGCCAGCCGGGGCCGCTGCCACCGCCTCTACGGGGCCTGCCTCTGTGACCCGGGGCTCTACGGCCGCTTCTGCCACCTGG CCTGCCCGCCGTGGGCCTTTGGGCCAGGCTGCTCAGAGGAGTGCAAGTGTGAGCAGCAGAATACACGTGCGTGCGATAAGAGGGATGGCAGCTGTGCCTGCAAGGCGGGCTTTGGGGGCGAGTGGTGCCAGGACG AGTGCCAGCCGGGCTTCTTTGGGCCAGGGTGCCGGCAGGCATGCACCTGCCCCCCAGGCGTGGCCTGCGACCCTGTCAGCGGCGAGTGTGGGAAGCAGTGTCCCGCTGGCTACCACGGGGAGGACTGCAGCCAAG AGTGCCCGGCAGAGACGTTTGGCCAGAACTGCTCAGGCTCCTGCTCCTGTGGGGGCGCCCCCTGCGACCGGGTCACAGGGCAGTGTCTGTGCCCACCAGGGAGGACCGGGGATGACTGTGGGGCAG ATTGTCCCGAGGGCCGCTGGGGGCTTGGCTGCCAGGAGATCTGCCCGCCGTGTGAGCACGGTGCCGCCTGTGTGCCGGAGACTGGAGCCTGCCTGTGTCGCCCCGGCTTCACGGGCAGCCGCTGCCAGGATG CCTGCCCTGCTGGCTGGTTTGGACCTGGCTGCCAGACGCGGTGCTCCTGTGCCAACGATGGGCTCTGCCATCCAGTGACCGGCCGGTGCAGCTGTGCCCCTGGGTGGACCGGCCTCAGCTGCCAGAGAG CCTGTGACAGCGGCCACTGGGGACCCGACTGCAGCTACGCCTGCAACTGCAGTGCAGGCCATGGGGGCTGCGACGCCGTCAgcggcctgtgtgtgtgtgaagccgGCTATGTGGGCCCGCGGTGTGAGGAGCGTGAGTCCCAGCCTGGCCCGCACACGCATGTGCACATGCATGCTCATGTGCTCACACACACGCAGGCtcacgtgcacacatacacacacacatgtacaagtGTCAGGGGGACCCAGCCCTGCTCCCTGTCCCCAGACAAGCAGGGGTCTCCTCGTCTAAGCCCACCCGCAACCTCCCCCATCTGGCTCCCCTGCCACCCGCCACCCTCCTACCTGCCTGGGCTCAAGAGAAGGCCCACGTGGAGCAAAGGCAGCAAGAGATGGGGTCAGTGGCACCCCAAGGGGCGCCTGCCACCTGTGAGAGGGGAGGAAAGTGTCTGCTAA
- the LOC108633228 gene encoding multiple epidermal growth factor-like domains protein 6 isoform X2 has translation MEAPWRRGGLAALWYLGLLASLARVAGTHYRYLWRGCYPCHLGQAGYPVNAGDPRPDVDECQGHNGGCQHRCVNTPGSYFCECKPGFRLHADGRTCLAINSCTVGNGGCQHNCVQLTVTQHRCQCRPEFQLQEDGRRCVRRNPCADRNGGCMHRCRALRGLAHCECHAGYQLAVDRKACEDVDECVTGLAQCAHGCLNTHGSFKCVCNAGYELGADGRQCYRIEMEIVNSCEADNGGCSHGCSHSSAGPICTCPRGYELDEDQRTCIDVDDCAASPCCQQVCTNSPGGYECSCYAGYRLSADGCGCEDVDECASGHGGCEHHCANLAGSFQCSCEAGYQLDEDRRGCTSLELPELVLDGHLPLGRPPLHIAVLQDELPPLFQDDYAGAAEEEAEARGEHTLQEKYVCLDNTFGPDCSLTCDDCRNGGTCLPSLDSCDCPDGWTGLVCNETCPPDTFGKNCSFSCSCQNGGTCDPVTGACRCPPGVSGAHCEDGCPKGFYGKHCRKKCHCASRGRCHRLYGACLCDPGLYGRFCHLACPPWAFGPGCSEECKCEQQNTRACDKRDGSCACKAGFGGEWCQDECQPGFFGPGCRQACTCPPGVACDPVSGECGKQCPAGYHGEDCSQECPAETFGQNCSGSCSCGGAPCDRVTGQCLCPPGRTGDDCGADCPEGRWGLGCQEICPPCEHGAACVPETGACLCRPGFTGSRCQDACPAGWFGPGCQTRCSCANDGLCHPVTGRCSCAPGWTGLSCQRACDSGHWGPDCSYACNCSAGHGGCDAVSGLCVCEAGYVGPRCEERCPQGYFGPGCGRRCQCEHGAACDHVSGACTCPAGWRGTFCERACPAGFFGMDCGVPVTAVPESPVIP, from the exons ATGGAGGCGCCGTGGAGGCGCGGCGGGCTGGCGGCTCTCTGGTACCTCGGGCTGCTGGCGAGCCTGGCGCGCGTCGCGGGCACGCACTACCGCTACCTGTGGAGGGGCTGCTACCCGTGCCATCTGGGCCAGGCTGGCTACCCCGTGAACGCCGGCGACCCGAGGCCAG ACGTGGACGAGTGCCAGGGGCACAACGGCGGCTGCCAGCACCGGTGTGTGAACACCCCAGGCTCCTACTTCTGCGAGTGCAAGCCTGGCTTCCGTCTCCACGCGGACGGCAGGACCTGCCTGG CCATCAACTCCTGCACCGTGGGCAATGGTGGCTGCCAGCACAACTGCGTCCAGCTCACAGTGACCCAGCACCGCTGCCAATGCCGGCCTGAGTTCCAGCTCCAGGAGGATGGCAGGCGCTGCGTCC GGAGAAACCCGTGCGCGGACAGGAACGGCGGCTGCATGCACAGGTGCCGGGCGCTCCGGGGCCTTGCCCACTGTGAGTGCCACGCAGGCTACCAGCTGGCAGTGGACCGCAAGGCCTGCGAAG ATGTGGATGAATGTGTCACAGGCCTGGCCCAGTGTGCGCATGGCTGCCTCAACACGCACGGCTCCTTCAAGTGTGTGTGCAATGCGGGCTACGAGCTGGGTGCTGATGGCCGGCAGTGCTACC GGATCGAGATGGAGATCGTGAACAGCTGTGAGGCGGACAACGGCGGCTGCTCCCATGGCTGCAGCCACAGCAGTGCGGGCCCCATCTGCACCTGCCCCCGTGGCTACGAGCTGGACGAGGACCAGAGGACATGTATCG ACGTCGACGACTGTGCCGCCTCCCCGTGCTGCCAGCAGGTTTGCACCAACAGCCCCGGCGGCTACGAGTGCAGCTGCTATGCCGGCTACCGGCTCAGTGCGGATGGCTGCGGGTGTGAGG ATGTGGACGAGTGTGCCTCCGGCCACGGCGGCTGCGAACACCACTGTGCTAACCTGGCCGGCTCCTTCCAGTGTTCCTGTGAGGCCGGCTACCAGCTGGACGAGGACCGCAGGGGTTGCACCT CCCTGGAGCTGCCCGAGCTGGTCCTGGACGGCCACCTGCCCCTCGGGCGGCCCCCTCTGCACATTGCGGTGCTCCAGGATGAGCTGCCCCCTCTCTTCCAAGACGACTACGCCGGGGCTGCGGAGGAAGAGGCTGAGGCACGGGGTGAACACACACTGCAGGAAAAGTATG TCTGCCTGGACAACACCTTTGGCCCAGACTGCAGCTTGACTTGTGATGACTGCAGGAATGGGGGAACCTGCCTCCCCAGCCTGGACAGCTGTGACTGCCCTGATGGCTGGACCGGGCTCGTCTGCAATGAGA CTTGTCCTCCGGACACCTTTGGAAAGAACTGCAGCTTCTCCTGCAGCTGTCAGAATGGCGGGACCTGTGACCCTGTGACGGGGGCCTGCCGCTGCCCCCCAGGGGTCAGTGGAGCCCACTGTGAGGACG GCTGCCCCAAAGGCTTCTATGGCAAGCACTGCCGTAAGAAGTGCCACTGTGCCAGCCGGGGCCGCTGCCACCGCCTCTACGGGGCCTGCCTCTGTGACCCGGGGCTCTACGGCCGCTTCTGCCACCTGG CCTGCCCGCCGTGGGCCTTTGGGCCAGGCTGCTCAGAGGAGTGCAAGTGTGAGCAGCAGAATACACGTGCGTGCGATAAGAGGGATGGCAGCTGTGCCTGCAAGGCGGGCTTTGGGGGCGAGTGGTGCCAGGACG AGTGCCAGCCGGGCTTCTTTGGGCCAGGGTGCCGGCAGGCATGCACCTGCCCCCCAGGCGTGGCCTGCGACCCTGTCAGCGGCGAGTGTGGGAAGCAGTGTCCCGCTGGCTACCACGGGGAGGACTGCAGCCAAG AGTGCCCGGCAGAGACGTTTGGCCAGAACTGCTCAGGCTCCTGCTCCTGTGGGGGCGCCCCCTGCGACCGGGTCACAGGGCAGTGTCTGTGCCCACCAGGGAGGACCGGGGATGACTGTGGGGCAG ATTGTCCCGAGGGCCGCTGGGGGCTTGGCTGCCAGGAGATCTGCCCGCCGTGTGAGCACGGTGCCGCCTGTGTGCCGGAGACTGGAGCCTGCCTGTGTCGCCCCGGCTTCACGGGCAGCCGCTGCCAGGATG CCTGCCCTGCTGGCTGGTTTGGACCTGGCTGCCAGACGCGGTGCTCCTGTGCCAACGATGGGCTCTGCCATCCAGTGACCGGCCGGTGCAGCTGTGCCCCTGGGTGGACCGGCCTCAGCTGCCAGAGAG CCTGTGACAGCGGCCACTGGGGACCCGACTGCAGCTACGCCTGCAACTGCAGTGCAGGCCATGGGGGCTGCGACGCCGTCAgcggcctgtgtgtgtgtgaagccgGCTATGTGGGCCCGCGGTGTGAGGAGC GGTGTCCCCAGGGCTACTTCGGGCCGGGCTGTGGGCGGCGATGCCAATGTGAGCACGGGGCGGCCTGTGACCATGTCAGCGGGGCCTGCACCTGCCCTGCCGGCTGGAGGGGCACCTTCTGTGAGCGAG CCTGCCCAGCCGGCTTCTTTGGAATGGACTGTGGCGTGCCTGTGACTGCAGTGCCGGAGTCCCCTGTGATCCCGTGA